The proteins below are encoded in one region of Candidatus Goldiibacteriota bacterium:
- the glpK gene encoding glycerol kinase GlpK yields the protein MSEKKYVGAIDQGTTSTRFILFTKNGEPVSSHQIEHKQIYPQAGYVEHNPAEIWENTQECIKQTLLKSKIKPEEIAAIGITNQRETTVIWDKNTGTPLYNAIVWQDLRTADICDSLAKNGGQYRFQKTTGLPLATYFSGPKIKWLIDNVPKIADAVKAGSTVFGTMDAWIIWNLTGVHATDVSNASRTMLMNIETLKWDKSMMNQLGVPDSILPKICPSSSASAYGVTKPDGVFKTSIPVTGCLGDQQAALFGQACYDEGDAKNTYGTGCFLLLNTGHKPIISSNGLITTAGYLIEGEKPVYALEGSVAVAGSLVQWFRDKLGIISSAPEIDKLAESVEDNGGVYFVPAFSGLFAPHWRSDARGLIIGLTHFTGRAQIARAVLEAVDFQAREIFEAMEKDSGINLKSLKVDGGMTASNLLMQFQADILDVNVILPKVAETTALGAAYAAGLAVGFWKDKNEIRKNWALAKEWKPQMAQEKREKYFSEWKKAVERSKGWI from the coding sequence ATGTCCGAAAAAAAATATGTAGGCGCTATAGACCAGGGAACCACAAGCACCCGCTTTATCCTTTTCACCAAAAACGGCGAGCCTGTATCTTCCCACCAGATAGAACACAAACAAATATACCCGCAGGCCGGATATGTGGAGCATAATCCCGCGGAAATTTGGGAGAACACACAGGAATGCATTAAACAGACCCTTTTAAAATCAAAAATAAAACCGGAAGAAATAGCAGCAATAGGAATTACCAACCAGCGCGAAACAACCGTAATATGGGATAAAAATACAGGAACGCCGCTTTATAACGCAATAGTCTGGCAGGATTTAAGGACAGCGGATATCTGCGATTCCCTTGCTAAAAACGGCGGCCAGTACAGATTTCAGAAAACAACCGGCCTTCCCCTTGCAACTTACTTTTCGGGGCCAAAAATAAAATGGCTTATTGATAATGTCCCAAAAATCGCGGACGCGGTTAAAGCAGGCAGTACTGTTTTTGGCACAATGGACGCGTGGATAATATGGAACTTAACCGGCGTCCACGCCACCGATGTTTCCAATGCAAGCCGCACAATGCTTATGAACATTGAAACCCTTAAGTGGGACAAATCAATGATGAATCAGTTAGGAGTACCGGATTCAATACTTCCAAAAATATGCCCTTCTTCTTCCGCGTCGGCATACGGCGTGACAAAACCGGACGGTGTTTTTAAAACATCAATTCCTGTGACCGGCTGCCTTGGCGACCAGCAGGCCGCGCTTTTTGGACAGGCGTGTTATGACGAAGGCGACGCCAAGAATACATACGGCACAGGGTGCTTTCTTCTTTTAAACACCGGACACAAACCCATAATATCTTCAAACGGGCTTATTACCACCGCGGGATATTTAATAGAGGGCGAAAAACCCGTATACGCGCTGGAAGGTTCTGTGGCGGTTGCAGGTTCGCTGGTGCAGTGGTTCCGCGACAAGCTTGGCATAATATCTTCAGCGCCGGAAATAGACAAACTTGCGGAGTCAGTTGAAGATAACGGCGGTGTTTATTTTGTACCCGCTTTTTCCGGGTTGTTCGCACCGCACTGGCGCAGCGACGCGCGCGGGCTGATAATAGGGCTTACCCATTTTACCGGCAGGGCGCAGATAGCGCGCGCGGTTCTGGAAGCAGTTGACTTTCAGGCGCGCGAAATTTTTGAAGCCATGGAAAAAGATTCCGGTATAAATTTAAAATCCCTGAAAGTTGACGGCGGTATGACCGCAAGTAATTTATTAATGCAGTTCCAGGCGGATATCCTTGATGTTAATGTCATCCTGCCAAAAGTTGCGGAAACCACAGCCCTTGGCGCGGCTTACGCGGCAGGGCTTGCAGTTGGGTTCTGGAAAGACAAAAATGAAATCCGCAAAAACTGGGCGCTTGCAAAAGAGTGGAAACCGCAGATGGCGCAGGAAAAACGCGAAAAATACTTTTCAGAGTGGAAGAAAGCAGTGGAACGAAGCAAGGGCTGGATTTAA
- a CDS encoding FAD-dependent oxidoreductase, with protein sequence MPLIYDVIVIGAGPAGLAAAIEAKKTGAARVLIIERNNEPGGILTQCIHNGFGSVIFKKDMPGPSYAHNFITQALELGIEMVFDTMVLDITKERVIYATSKNGFMQFEAGAIVLAMGCRERTRAQIRIPGTRPAGVFTAGMVQRLVNIEGFMPGKNFVILGSGDIGMIMARRLTLEGANVIKVVELMPYLTGLRRNYVQCLQDFNIPLELSTTIKTINGNNRVESIETVKVDESLKQIPGTENIIACDSVLLSVGLIPENELSKKAGVILDPLTGGPKVDEKMATNIPGIFAAGNVVTIYDLVDYVSEAGFTAGKNAALFASEKNPSSPDTIKITPGENVRTVVPQAINKRLNDEGQILIELRVTKDFPSPVKIELTDGDNVVLSFREKYARPAEMITLKINPKLFMEKTAGISGALKVRAI encoded by the coding sequence ATGCCTTTAATCTACGATGTCATAGTAATCGGCGCCGGGCCTGCGGGGCTTGCCGCCGCTATAGAGGCAAAAAAAACCGGCGCAGCGCGTGTACTTATAATAGAAAGGAACAACGAACCGGGGGGCATACTTACACAGTGCATCCATAACGGATTCGGCTCCGTAATATTTAAAAAGGACATGCCCGGCCCTTCTTACGCGCACAATTTCATCACGCAGGCGCTGGAACTTGGGATAGAAATGGTGTTTGACACAATGGTACTTGACATCACCAAAGAGCGCGTTATTTACGCTACCAGCAAAAACGGGTTTATGCAGTTTGAAGCGGGCGCGATAGTATTGGCAATGGGATGCAGGGAGCGCACACGGGCACAGATAAGAATTCCCGGCACAAGGCCTGCCGGCGTTTTTACCGCGGGCATGGTGCAGAGACTGGTAAATATAGAAGGGTTTATGCCGGGTAAAAACTTTGTAATACTTGGCTCCGGGGATATTGGAATGATAATGGCAAGAAGGCTTACGCTTGAAGGGGCAAACGTAATAAAGGTTGTGGAACTTATGCCCTACCTGACGGGATTACGCAGAAATTACGTTCAGTGTCTGCAGGACTTTAATATCCCGCTGGAACTTTCCACCACAATTAAAACAATTAACGGGAATAACAGGGTTGAATCCATAGAGACCGTAAAAGTTGATGAAAGTTTAAAACAGATTCCGGGAACAGAAAATATTATTGCCTGTGACAGCGTGCTTTTGTCAGTGGGATTAATTCCTGAAAACGAGCTTTCAAAAAAAGCCGGAGTTATACTTGACCCGCTTACAGGCGGGCCAAAAGTTGATGAAAAAATGGCTACAAATATACCCGGCATCTTTGCCGCGGGTAACGTTGTCACAATATATGACCTTGTGGATTATGTTTCTGAAGCAGGCTTTACCGCGGGTAAAAACGCGGCATTGTTTGCGTCTGAAAAAAACCCGTCATCGCCGGACACAATTAAAATTACGCCCGGCGAAAACGTAAGGACAGTTGTGCCGCAGGCAATAAATAAAAGATTAAACGATGAAGGCCAAATTTTAATTGAACTTAGGGTCACAAAAGATTTCCCTTCCCCTGTTAAAATCGAACTGACAGACGGCGATAATGTGGTGCTTTCATTCAGGGAAAAATACGCGCGCCCCGCGGAGATGATAACGCTAAAAATAAACCCAAAACTTTTCATGGAAAAAACCGCAGGTATATCCGGCGCCCTAAAAGTGAGGGCGATATGA
- a CDS encoding CAP domain-containing protein — protein sequence MKRTFFSALLVLLFGAALFADDYTRMIEARVYKLVNAERVKHGLKPLAASEELSNIARNHSRDMVKRSYTSHVNPDGLDPTARAKKTGFKTDKKLKNGIRRGVGENIYEHQAIMVEDGVHKPIIEPPITVSEKAIDGWMNSPGHRKNIMNEGYTKVGTGVSVSKDNKVKITQVFF from the coding sequence ATGAAAAGAACCTTTTTTTCAGCATTATTGGTGTTACTCTTTGGCGCCGCACTGTTTGCGGATGATTATACGCGCATGATCGAAGCGCGCGTTTATAAGCTTGTAAACGCGGAAAGGGTAAAGCACGGGCTAAAACCCCTGGCTGCCAGCGAAGAACTTTCCAATATCGCGCGGAACCACAGCCGCGACATGGTAAAACGCTCTTATACTTCCCATGTAAACCCCGACGGCCTTGACCCGACAGCAAGGGCAAAAAAAACCGGTTTCAAAACTGATAAAAAATTAAAAAACGGCATCCGTCGCGGCGTCGGTGAAAACATTTACGAACATCAGGCAATTATGGTGGAAGACGGGGTTCATAAACCGATTATAGAACCGCCTATTACGGTTTCGGAAAAAGCCATTGACGGCTGGATGAACAGCCCCGGCCACAGAAAAAATATTATGAATGAAGGTTATACAAAAGTGGGAACAGGCGTATCTGTTTCAAAAGATAACAAGGTTAAAATCACTCAGGTATTTTTTTAA
- a CDS encoding AMP-binding protein, producing MKLELNYANLCEIPLKNAIKFPGRVSHRYRNGESGFSEKTWLQFAEDIKCLAAGFSFFGVKNSAKASFFIDNRYEWSLTDYALLMTGAVSVPRGSDTPPKELHTIFIHSDSSFLIMENKTILKELLVDFTPAELALIERVFIVDKSDTEIPDYLPPEKITYYFEVLEKGKNILKETPAAADEMIQRIKPSGIASIIYTSGTSGNPKGVMLTQVNFLHNVRALSPLLEAKIDDAETTLSVLPSWHVYERTYEYCTAACGVTTFYSSVKNLQEDLISQRPQMIASVPRVWETFHRKILSKIDKASPVKKAVFYFFLNLSEKRLITQNAISGNRIYFKKKGALSLLLSSFFRRLKLILLHPLYMAAFKIFTPVRQALGGNLRVSFSGGGSLPMPVDLFFNSVGIKLVNAYGMTETAPGTITRRVYKNTLGSIGIPLDETEVKILKEDGSAALPGERGILFVRGPQVMMGYYKNPAATAEILSADGWLNTGDIGYVSESGDYTITGRAKSTIVLSGGENLEPEPIEEKLKESDFVEHAVVLGQDKKGLTAFISMNEERLKEFAEKWKISFEELMHKSGEIIMHSRLSEEVRKDFKKLINRESGFKPWEAITNIVLLKKKFSIGDELTQTLKVKRKHVEKKYHHLIK from the coding sequence ATGAAACTGGAACTGAACTACGCGAATCTTTGTGAAATACCTTTAAAAAACGCCATAAAGTTCCCCGGCAGGGTTTCCCACAGGTACAGAAACGGCGAATCCGGTTTTTCAGAAAAAACCTGGCTGCAGTTTGCCGAAGACATTAAATGCCTTGCCGCCGGATTTTCATTTTTTGGAGTAAAAAACTCGGCAAAGGCGTCATTTTTCATTGACAACAGATATGAATGGTCTTTAACCGACTATGCCCTGCTTATGACAGGGGCGGTTTCCGTGCCCCGCGGCTCTGACACGCCGCCAAAAGAACTGCATACCATCTTTATACATTCCGATTCGTCATTTTTAATAATGGAGAATAAAACCATCCTTAAGGAACTTCTGGTGGATTTTACGCCCGCGGAACTTGCCCTTATTGAACGTGTTTTTATTGTTGATAAGAGCGATACAGAAATTCCCGATTACCTTCCCCCTGAAAAAATAACATACTATTTTGAAGTGCTTGAAAAAGGGAAAAATATCCTTAAAGAAACTCCCGCGGCAGCGGATGAAATGATACAGAGAATAAAACCATCCGGAATTGCTTCCATTATTTATACTTCCGGCACTTCGGGAAATCCCAAAGGTGTAATGTTAACACAGGTAAATTTTCTGCATAACGTACGCGCCCTAAGCCCGCTGCTTGAAGCTAAAATAGACGACGCCGAAACCACCCTTTCCGTTCTGCCAAGCTGGCATGTATATGAAAGGACTTACGAATACTGCACCGCAGCGTGCGGGGTAACAACTTTTTATTCATCCGTAAAAAACCTGCAGGAAGACCTTATATCACAAAGGCCGCAGATGATAGCTTCCGTCCCCCGCGTGTGGGAAACTTTTCACAGAAAAATATTAAGCAAAATAGACAAAGCTTCACCTGTTAAAAAAGCTGTTTTTTATTTTTTTCTGAATCTGTCTGAAAAAAGGCTTATAACGCAGAATGCCATCAGCGGCAACAGGATATATTTTAAAAAGAAAGGCGCTTTAAGCCTTTTATTATCATCTTTTTTCCGCAGGCTTAAACTTATTCTGCTGCACCCGCTGTATATGGCGGCTTTTAAAATATTCACCCCCGTGCGCCAGGCGCTGGGCGGAAATTTAAGGGTTTCTTTTTCAGGCGGGGGTTCGCTTCCAATGCCGGTTGACCTTTTCTTTAATTCTGTCGGAATAAAACTTGTAAACGCCTATGGAATGACAGAAACCGCGCCCGGCACCATTACAAGGCGCGTGTATAAAAATACCCTTGGTTCAATCGGTATTCCCCTTGACGAGACAGAGGTAAAAATATTAAAAGAAGACGGCTCCGCGGCATTACCGGGAGAAAGGGGAATTTTATTCGTCCGCGGCCCGCAGGTTATGATGGGTTATTATAAAAATCCGGCAGCCACCGCTGAAATACTTTCAGCTGACGGCTGGCTGAACACCGGCGATATTGGATACGTAAGCGAGAGCGGCGATTACACCATTACGGGCAGGGCAAAAAGCACTATAGTATTGTCCGGCGGAGAAAATCTGGAGCCCGAACCTATAGAGGAAAAACTTAAAGAATCGGATTTTGTGGAACACGCGGTTGTGCTTGGCCAGGATAAAAAAGGTCTTACCGCGTTTATTTCCATGAACGAAGAACGGTTAAAAGAGTTCGCGGAAAAATGGAAGATATCCTTTGAAGAACTTATGCATAAAAGCGGCGAAATCATCATGCACAGCAGGCTTTCCGAAGAAGTCCGGAAAGATTTTAAAAAACTTATCAACAGGGAAAGCGGCTTTAAACCCTGGGAAGCTATCACCAACATTGTACTTCTAAAAAAGAAATTTTCCATCGGCGATGAACTTACACAGACCTTAAAAGTCAAAAGAAAACATGTGGAAAAAAAGTATCACCACCTGATTAAATAG
- a CDS encoding NAD(P)/FAD-dependent oxidoreductase: MKTNYDVIIIGSGIVGSLIARYLSRYELSILVIEKQADVGMCPSSANSAIIHAGYDPKPGSVKAVMNAEGNKIWHTLAPELGIMHKETGSCVAAIGEEELPALDELLENGRANKIPGLEIINGKDFIKQEPLINPLVSGVLWAPTAMVIDPFGAVLAAAENAVTNGAQYLFETEFTDFIFQDSKITGIKTNKGGFSCRWAINAAGLYSDEAAHKAGIRKDFKIIPRKGGYLVFDAAKFQINNVLFPVPSGLGKGTLVSVTTHANILIGPDNEPASDKEDTSTTDSGMAAIISGAKKLIPSIDERNAIAMYEGIRAKGSGDRDFIIERPESVNGFINICGIESPGFASAPAIALKAIELMKEGGENFKEKKSWNPVRKPFPHFHRMSMEEKAQLVKQNPAYGRIVCRCEEVTEGEIIDAIHSPVPARTYDGIKRRTWLGTGRCQGAFDYPRVIQILARELGIDETEITKKGKGSNLVFRRTKCL, from the coding sequence ATGAAAACAAACTATGATGTAATTATAATCGGCTCCGGCATTGTCGGTTCGCTTATCGCGCGCTATTTATCACGGTATGAACTTTCCATACTTGTCATTGAAAAACAGGCGGACGTAGGCATGTGCCCTTCTTCCGCCAACAGCGCTATTATTCACGCGGGCTATGACCCCAAACCCGGCTCTGTGAAAGCCGTAATGAACGCCGAAGGAAATAAAATATGGCACACACTTGCGCCCGAACTTGGAATCATGCACAAAGAAACAGGCAGCTGTGTCGCGGCAATAGGAGAAGAGGAACTTCCCGCGCTTGATGAACTTCTTGAAAACGGCAGGGCAAACAAAATTCCCGGGCTGGAGATTATAAACGGAAAAGACTTTATAAAACAAGAACCGCTTATTAACCCGCTGGTTTCGGGCGTGCTGTGGGCTCCCACTGCTATGGTAATAGACCCTTTTGGCGCTGTGCTTGCGGCGGCAGAAAATGCCGTAACTAACGGCGCGCAGTATCTGTTTGAAACGGAATTTACTGATTTTATTTTTCAAGACAGTAAAATCACCGGAATAAAAACAAACAAAGGCGGTTTTTCATGCCGCTGGGCAATAAACGCGGCAGGGCTTTATTCCGATGAAGCCGCGCACAAAGCCGGTATAAGAAAAGATTTCAAAATAATACCGCGCAAAGGCGGCTATCTTGTATTTGACGCGGCAAAATTTCAGATTAACAATGTCCTGTTCCCTGTGCCGTCCGGCCTTGGAAAGGGCACGCTTGTGTCTGTCACAACCCACGCCAATATTTTAATAGGCCCTGATAATGAACCCGCTTCTGATAAAGAGGACACATCAACCACCGATTCGGGCATGGCCGCGATAATTTCGGGTGCAAAAAAACTTATCCCTTCAATTGACGAGCGCAATGCGATTGCAATGTATGAAGGCATACGCGCCAAAGGCAGCGGCGACAGGGACTTTATTATTGAAAGGCCTGAAAGCGTAAACGGTTTTATAAATATATGCGGGATAGAATCTCCGGGCTTTGCCTCCGCGCCCGCAATTGCGTTAAAAGCAATAGAACTTATGAAAGAAGGCGGAGAAAACTTTAAAGAAAAAAAATCCTGGAACCCCGTAAGAAAACCCTTCCCCCATTTTCACAGAATGTCTATGGAGGAGAAAGCACAGCTTGTGAAACAAAACCCAGCGTACGGAAGAATTGTATGCCGTTGCGAAGAAGTGACAGAAGGCGAAATTATAGACGCCATTCATTCCCCTGTGCCTGCGCGCACGTATGACGGTATAAAACGCAGGACGTGGCTTGGCACAGGCCGCTGCCAGGGCGCCTTTGATTATCCGCGCGTGATACAGATACTGGCACGCGAACTTGGAATTGACGAAACAGAAATTACAAAAAAAGGAAAAGGCAGCAATCTGGTTTTTCGGAGGACAAAATGCCTTTAA
- a CDS encoding PAS domain S-box protein codes for MEGQETNRGIILSRIYNLSQSVRHAKISDAQVLKEDLEALVEQCEEGRMFRVQSMAREAAAIAEKVARNPSAAEMNCFLVLEGMLEKMKEVSFGERAEYNPNEVSGLASSLMRNIKYSLNELSHISGNSNSDMSTAVMAAEWILDRAFENKISYGSERWKDIFELLRETYGKKTGTFRTAVQSSIDGEYRSDITKAVDRINTKLKKINENLSKEKDRTVSIIESMGDAVIAVNKETKTVTMNREAEELISARSGIMFNELAGKLKNELMTDQFIKVMQSGKKIKEEITIRKSGEIRTFICIFAPMKGAGVKLAGCVAVLHEITDKKKMEEMKNEFMSMVAHELRTPLTPILLYSDLMIKRNPSPEKIREYASVIYRETKRLGALINDVLDLSRIESGRGLVGSFETADVSEILRETALMYMNASDKHKIVISGCEKEVTVEIDRAKITQVIINLVSNAIKYSPKGGEVKVQLKENKDSFIISVADEGIGISGENCKKLFQKFFRVEDGAGGIISGAGIGLAISKKIIELHGGEIKVKSIPGKGSEFSFQVPKIRKGGNSNG; via the coding sequence ATGGAAGGACAGGAAACAAACAGAGGGATAATCTTAAGCAGAATATACAATCTTTCCCAGAGTGTAAGGCACGCCAAAATATCAGACGCGCAGGTATTGAAGGAAGACCTTGAAGCGCTTGTGGAACAGTGCGAAGAGGGGCGGATGTTCAGAGTTCAGTCCATGGCGCGTGAAGCCGCGGCAATTGCTGAAAAAGTGGCCCGTAATCCGTCTGCCGCCGAAATGAACTGTTTTCTTGTGCTGGAAGGCATGCTTGAGAAAATGAAAGAAGTATCATTCGGAGAGCGGGCGGAATATAATCCGAATGAAGTATCCGGCCTTGCGTCATCCCTGATGCGGAATATCAAATACAGCCTGAATGAACTTTCACATATCAGCGGGAATTCCAACAGCGACATGTCCACAGCGGTTATGGCCGCGGAGTGGATACTTGACAGGGCTTTTGAGAATAAGATTTCATACGGGTCTGAACGCTGGAAAGATATATTTGAACTGCTGCGGGAAACATATGGAAAAAAAACAGGGACTTTTCGGACTGCAGTGCAAAGTTCAATAGACGGGGAATACAGAAGCGATATAACCAAAGCCGTAGACAGGATAAATACCAAACTTAAAAAAATCAATGAAAACCTTTCAAAAGAGAAGGACAGAACTGTATCGATTATTGAATCCATGGGGGACGCGGTCATAGCTGTTAATAAGGAAACAAAGACAGTAACCATGAACAGGGAAGCGGAAGAACTTATTTCCGCCAGAAGCGGGATAATGTTTAACGAACTGGCGGGAAAACTTAAAAACGAACTGATGACTGACCAGTTTATAAAAGTAATGCAGTCAGGAAAAAAGATAAAAGAAGAAATTACGATAAGAAAGTCAGGAGAGATAAGGACGTTTATCTGTATTTTCGCGCCCATGAAAGGGGCAGGCGTAAAACTTGCCGGCTGCGTGGCTGTGCTGCATGAAATAACAGATAAAAAAAAGATGGAAGAGATGAAAAATGAATTCATGAGCATGGTCGCGCATGAACTTCGAACGCCTTTAACCCCGATACTGCTTTACAGCGACCTGATGATTAAAAGGAATCCGTCCCCGGAAAAAATAAGGGAATATGCCTCTGTGATATACAGGGAGACAAAAAGGCTTGGCGCGCTTATTAATGATGTGCTTGACCTGTCAAGGATAGAATCCGGCCGCGGCCTTGTGGGTTCTTTTGAAACCGCGGATGTTTCTGAAATATTAAGGGAAACGGCCTTAATGTATATGAATGCTTCAGATAAACATAAGATAGTTATCAGCGGATGTGAAAAAGAGGTTACAGTGGAAATTGACAGGGCAAAGATAACCCAGGTTATAATTAATCTTGTTTCAAATGCCATTAAATATTCACCAAAGGGAGGGGAAGTAAAAGTACAACTGAAAGAAAATAAGGATAGTTTTATAATTTCTGTGGCTGATGAAGGCATTGGGATTTCAGGGGAAAACTGCAAAAAACTGTTCCAGAAATTTTTCAGGGTTGAAGACGGAGCCGGGGGAATAATAAGCGGCGCGGGCATAGGGCTTGCTATAAGTAAAAAAATAATAGAGCTTCACGGCGGTGAAATAAAAGTAAAAAGCATTCCGGGAAAAGGCAGCGAATTTTCATTTCAGGTGCCAAAAATCAGAAAAGGGGGCAATAGTAATGGGTAG
- a CDS encoding alpha/beta fold hydrolase translates to MPEEKNGIYFRKWGVKKPKAVIIAVHGMGAHTDRWKFLAEFMNTKKIAVYAVELKGYGVLAQEPGYAKSFKVYYRDIAALKAMAISENPNAPVFIIGESMGGLISHINLIEYDQNYSGVIEVSPAYMDNMKMSIGYRLNIFLNSVINPKRPFAMPFKSEELTHDKSVLQWLKKEKKEHRFAAAGPLREILLKQIKAGFKTGSIKIPALFLIADQDYLINTKSMESIFGKIKSEKRLIKYENTYHALTIEKDRKKIFADIYKWMTETVKKGGGIQNTKWKK, encoded by the coding sequence ATGCCTGAAGAAAAAAACGGGATTTATTTCAGGAAGTGGGGGGTAAAAAAACCTAAAGCGGTCATCATCGCGGTTCACGGAATGGGGGCGCATACTGACAGGTGGAAATTTCTTGCTGAATTTATGAACACGAAAAAAATCGCGGTTTATGCCGTTGAACTTAAAGGTTATGGTGTACTTGCGCAGGAACCGGGTTATGCGAAATCTTTTAAGGTTTATTACAGGGACATTGCCGCGCTAAAAGCCATGGCAATAAGCGAAAATCCAAACGCGCCTGTTTTTATAATCGGCGAATCTATGGGCGGGTTAATATCACACATTAACCTTATTGAATATGACCAGAATTACAGCGGAGTTATTGAAGTTTCGCCTGCGTATATGGACAATATGAAGATGAGTATTGGCTACAGGTTAAATATCTTTTTAAACTCTGTCATCAATCCCAAAAGGCCTTTTGCGATGCCGTTTAAAAGCGAGGAGCTTACCCACGATAAATCGGTTTTGCAGTGGCTTAAAAAAGAGAAAAAAGAGCACCGTTTTGCGGCGGCAGGCCCGCTTAGGGAAATTCTCTTAAAACAGATTAAGGCGGGGTTTAAAACCGGCAGTATAAAAATACCCGCGCTGTTTCTGATAGCGGATCAGGATTATCTGATTAACACAAAATCAATGGAAAGTATATTTGGTAAAATCAAATCTGAAAAACGCCTTATTAAATATGAAAATACATATCACGCGCTTACAATAGAAAAAGACAGAAAGAAGATTTTCGCGGATATTTATAAGTGGATGACAGAGACTGTAAAAAAAGGCGGCGGAATTCAGAACACAAAGTGGAAAAAATAA
- a CDS encoding DUF1667 domain-containing protein: MTKKFICIRCPKGCEITTTLDGSGVITEITGNNCKLGVDYVKAEVTDPRRTLTTTVEVIGGELPLCPVWTESPVPKDKIMELADALRTIKVTAPVKINQIILENALGSGINVVAAREIKSTIP, translated from the coding sequence ATGACAAAAAAATTCATATGCATCAGATGCCCCAAAGGGTGCGAAATAACCACCACGCTTGACGGCAGCGGCGTCATAACAGAAATTACCGGCAACAACTGCAAACTTGGCGTTGATTATGTAAAAGCGGAAGTAACCGACCCGCGCCGCACACTTACCACAACCGTGGAGGTAATTGGAGGAGAGCTGCCTTTATGCCCTGTCTGGACAGAATCACCTGTCCCTAAGGATAAAATAATGGAACTTGCAGATGCATTAAGGACAATAAAAGTAACCGCCCCGGTGAAGATAAATCAGATTATCCTTGAAAACGCGCTGGGGTCGGGAATAAATGTGGTAGCGGCAAGAGAAATAAAGAGCACTATCCCATAA
- a CDS encoding DUF2804 domain-containing protein produces the protein MKNLLIGDNGEPVFGFHKGPIESLNINQYVLPGKFKMQPLGRKLMEIFRHKRWLFTGIYCKDLIFGMAIVHAGYLSELFLYVFDRKDKSIKKYDFLVPFALNTKFTGSASDGEFKFRNSRADAKVILTAKEALVKCEIHKKAKIDITFTRFADSLNLVTMEGNQGFNYTMKECGMKVKGAMNIEGMVYVIDKPIPAGSMDFSFGVLQRRTVWDWASGCGTDTKGNNISFNFSRGINKNGHSENAFWINGRRFDAGITNFCYDEKDMMKEWKVENKNVNIVFKPEGQRAANINVLLIKSVYTQPFGRFSGYIKDGKKKYIIKEAYGVTEKHEAKW, from the coding sequence ATGAAAAACTTATTAATAGGTGATAACGGAGAACCTGTTTTTGGTTTTCATAAAGGGCCTATAGAAAGCCTTAATATTAATCAATATGTGCTGCCGGGCAAGTTTAAAATGCAGCCGTTGGGAAGAAAATTAATGGAAATTTTCCGCCATAAAAGATGGCTGTTTACCGGAATATACTGTAAAGATCTTATTTTTGGCATGGCAATTGTCCACGCCGGATATCTTTCTGAATTATTCCTGTATGTTTTTGACAGAAAAGATAAAAGCATAAAAAAATATGATTTTCTTGTCCCGTTCGCGTTAAATACAAAATTTACGGGAAGCGCGTCTGATGGGGAATTTAAATTTAGAAATTCAAGGGCTGACGCGAAGGTTATATTAACCGCAAAAGAGGCTTTGGTTAAATGCGAAATTCATAAAAAAGCTAAAATTGACATAACGTTTACGCGCTTTGCGGACAGCTTAAATCTTGTGACAATGGAAGGTAATCAAGGCTTTAACTATACAATGAAAGAATGCGGAATGAAGGTTAAGGGTGCTATGAACATTGAGGGGATGGTATATGTCATTGATAAACCCATACCTGCCGGCAGTATGGATTTTTCGTTTGGCGTTTTACAAAGGCGTACTGTCTGGGACTGGGCGTCAGGGTGCGGAACGGACACAAAAGGTAATAATATCAGCTTTAATTTTTCCCGCGGCATAAATAAAAACGGACACTCTGAAAACGCGTTCTGGATTAACGGCAGGCGGTTTGACGCCGGAATAACAAATTTTTGCTACGATGAAAAAGATATGATGAAAGAGTGGAAAGTGGAAAATAAAAACGTAAATATTGTGTTTAAACCGGAAGGGCAAAGGGCTGCCAATATCAATGTCCTTTTAATAAAAAGCGTTTATACCCAGCCGTTTGGCAGATTTTCAGGATATATAAAGGACGGAAAAAAGAAATATATTATCAAAGAAGCGTACGGCGTAACAGAAAAACACGAAGCAAAATGGTGA